The Gemmatimonas aurantiaca T-27 DNA segment AAGTGCGTCGACCCAAGGTCGGAGACGCCCAGGAGCTCGAACGGCTCACCGGTGCGCGGGTGATCGTGCATCAGGAGCAGGCGCGGACCCCCATTGCCACGGGCATGGTTCCGGGGGTGTCGGAGCAGATGCGGACTCGTGGTGGGCAGGATCGCACGGGCAGCGATGCCTGGCCGCTGTTGCATCTCACACTCACCAACATCGGTGACGTGTCCCGCGAGGTGGAAGTGTTGAGCGATCAGCCGATCGTTGCGGCGGCGGTGGCCATCCACCTCGCGGCGATCGCGGCCAGTGAATCCCGAGAAACGGTGTTGGTCGATCTCGCAGAACGAGGAAGTGCGCTGCGCGCGTTGCTGCCGGCGTTGGCACTGCAACGCGCCGACGCGACGGCGGCCATGCATTGGGATACGACCCGCGCGCTCTCTCTGGGAGGCGAAACCGCCGTTGATCTCGTGCGTGCCCGCTCGGCGCCCCCCGTACATCGTCAACGGGAAATCACCGCGCGCGCTTCGGCGCAGGCCGGTGCTGCCGGCGACGTGTCGGTCGATGCCACACTGGATGCACGCGGAGAGCTCGTGTCCATCCTGGCCCGCTATGATTTTGCCGTTCTCGTGGCGGATCGCCAACGTCGCTCCCCGGCGCCTGACGTGACCGATGTCGTGCTCGTGGCGCGACTCGGTGCGACACCGCTGGCCTGGATTGGCCAGGCACAACGCCATGTGGTCGAGCAGGGACGGCGCGTGCGCGCGGTCATCATGTGGACTGGCGCGCTGCCGCTGGTCGGCTGACGATCTTCCGGCTAGTCTCCGAGCATGTGGGCAGATACGCTGTTGGCGTTGGAACGGATGCACCTGCAGCGACTGCTGGTGTGGGGCGCCATCTCGATTGTCACGGGCTCGGCGCTCTTCGCCTGGCTCGTCTGGCGCCGTACGGCGGCGCCCATGCTGCGGCATTTTGCCGTCCAGACCGCAGCATGGGGCGTCATCAACGTGCTGTTGGCGCTTCGTAGCTGGCGCTCCGTGGCACTGCGGGATTTTGCCGGCACGCAGGAGCTGCTCAACATCCTTTGGCTGAACACCGGTCTCGACGTGGGGTACGCCGCGGTCGGTGCCACACTGCTGCTCACCGGCTGGCGTCTGGGACCGCGCTTCGGGCTCATGGGCGCCGGCATTGGCGTGATCGTGCAAGGCATCGCGCTGGCCGTGCTCGACCTGCGACTCATCGATGCCATCGGTCCGTTGCGGTAGTGTCGATGCGTTCGCGCTGGTTTTTCCGCACTCGTCTTCTTCTCGCGCCCTCGATCTGATGGAACCCGTCATCCCCGACTTGCGATCCGTCCCGCGTGAGGACGCGTACGCCCAGTTGCTCACCATCCAGCAACTCGTGCTCGAGGACAGTCACGACATCATTGCGGGCATGGCCACGACGAGTGCGCTGTTGCACCATGCATTCGGGCATCTCTGGACCGGCTTCTATCGTGTCGTCGAGGCGGGGCAGCTCTTGCGGGTGGGGCCGTATCAGGGATCACTGGGCTGTCAGGATATCCGCTTCGGTCGCGGCGTCTGTGGCACGGCGGCCGCGGAAGGCCGAACGGTCGTGGTGCCTGATGTTCATGATTTCCCCGGGCATATCGCGTGTGATGCCCGTTCGCGCAGCGAGATTGTTGTTCCGGTGTTCGATTCCACGGGTGCCCTGCTGGCGGTGCTCGACATCGATTCCGCACAGCCCGATGCTTTTGGTGAAGCCGATCAGCGTGGCCTCGAACAGTTGGTGGCCTGGTTCGGTCGTACGACGTATGTTCCCACCCCCGCCTGAACCCGCGATCTCCCATCGCCTCTGCCAATGATCAGGTCATGACCGGGTACTCCGATCGCATCAATCACGCGTTTGCCTTCGCTGCGAAGCATCACGACCAGCAGGTGCGCAAAGGCACACGTCTCCCCTATCTCACACATCCGGCCAATGTGGCGATCATCCTGACGCGCTATGGTCGTCCGGAAGAAACCGTGGTCGCCGGCATCCTGCACGATGTCATCGAAGACGGCGTGCGTGATGGTCTTTCGCGCGAAGTGCTCGAAGAGCGCATTGGTCGCAAGTTCGGCAGCTCGGTGCTCGACGCCGTCATGGCGGTCACGGCGCGGCGCAGCGATGACGATGGCGTCGACTTCTCGTGGGACGAGCGGAAGGAGGACTACCTCCTTCGCCTCGGCCAGGCCAACGAAGACGCGCTGTGGGTGTGTGCCGCCGACAAGGTGCACAACGCCAACTCGATTCTCTCCGATCTGCGCCGCACCGCATTTCCGGAAACCGTGTGGGGGCGTTTCTCGGCCGGCCGTGAAGGTACGGTGCGCTGGTATCGTCGTGTGGCCGACCGTCTGCGGGAAGTCGGATTTGATGCGCCGATCGTGGACGAGCTCGAGGGTGCCGCGCAGGGCCTCGAGCAGGCCTGATCTGCGTGGCTCTATCACGCGTTCCACTCGACACACACACTCGTCTGACGTTCGATCAACGCTC contains these protein-coding regions:
- a CDS encoding DUF6992 family protein, with protein sequence MWADTLLALERMHLQRLLVWGAISIVTGSALFAWLVWRRTAAPMLRHFAVQTAAWGVINVLLALRSWRSVALRDFAGTQELLNILWLNTGLDVGYAAVGATLLLTGWRLGPRFGLMGAGIGVIVQGIALAVLDLRLIDAIGPLR
- a CDS encoding GAF domain-containing protein, whose translation is MEPVIPDLRSVPREDAYAQLLTIQQLVLEDSHDIIAGMATTSALLHHAFGHLWTGFYRVVEAGQLLRVGPYQGSLGCQDIRFGRGVCGTAAAEGRTVVVPDVHDFPGHIACDARSRSEIVVPVFDSTGALLAVLDIDSAQPDAFGEADQRGLEQLVAWFGRTTYVPTPA
- a CDS encoding HD domain-containing protein, with product MTGYSDRINHAFAFAAKHHDQQVRKGTRLPYLTHPANVAIILTRYGRPEETVVAGILHDVIEDGVRDGLSREVLEERIGRKFGSSVLDAVMAVTARRSDDDGVDFSWDERKEDYLLRLGQANEDALWVCAADKVHNANSILSDLRRTAFPETVWGRFSAGREGTVRWYRRVADRLREVGFDAPIVDELEGAAQGLEQA